The Streptococcus oralis Uo5 genome includes a window with the following:
- the glgP gene encoding glycogen/starch/alpha-glucan family phosphorylase, which produces MLPLNEFVQKRYNKTIAECSNEELYLALLNYSKLASSQKPVNTGKKKVYYISAEFLIGKLLSNNLINLGLYDDVKKELAAAGKELIEIEEVELEPSLGNGGLGRLAACFIDSIATLGLNGDGVGLNYHFGLFQQVLKNNQQETIPNAWLTEQNWLVRSSRSYQVPFAHFTLTSTLYDIDVPGYKTATKNRLRLFDLDSVDSSIIEDGINFDKTDIARNLTLFLYPDDSDKQGELLRIFQQYFMVSNGAQLIIDEAIEKGSNLHDLADYAVVQINDTHPSMVIPELIRLLTARGIELDEAISIVRSMTAYTNHTILAEALEKWPLEFLQEVVPHLVPIIEELDRRVKAEYKDSAVQIIDENDRVHMAHMDIHYGYSVNGVAALHTEILKNSELKAFYDIYPEKFNNKTNGITFRRWLMHANPSLSHYLDEILGHGWHHEADELEKLLSYEDKAAVKEKLESIKAHNKRKLARHLKEHQGVEINTNSIFDIQIKRLHEYKRQQMNALYVIHKYLDIKAGNIPARPITVFFGGKAAPAYTIAQDIIHLILCLSEVIANDPAVAPHLQVVMVENYNVTAASFLIPACDISEQISLASKEASGTGNMKFMLNGALTLGTMDGANVEIAELVGDENIYIFGEDSETVIDLYAKAAYKSSEFYAREAIKPLVDFIVSDAVLAVGKKERLERLYNELINKDWFMTLLDLEDYIKVKEQMLADYEDRDAWLDKVIVNIAKAGFFSSDRTIAQYNEDIWHLN; this is translated from the coding sequence ATGTTACCATTAAACGAATTTGTACAAAAACGTTACAATAAAACTATTGCAGAATGTAGTAACGAAGAGCTTTACCTTGCTCTTCTCAACTACAGCAAGCTTGCTAGCAGCCAAAAACCAGTCAACACTGGTAAGAAAAAAGTTTACTACATCTCAGCTGAGTTCTTGATCGGTAAACTCTTGTCAAACAACTTGATTAACCTTGGTCTTTACGACGATGTGAAAAAAGAACTTGCAGCTGCAGGTAAAGAGTTGATCGAAATCGAAGAAGTAGAATTGGAACCATCACTTGGTAACGGTGGTTTGGGACGTTTGGCAGCCTGCTTTATCGACTCAATCGCTACACTTGGTTTGAATGGTGACGGTGTTGGTTTGAACTACCACTTTGGTCTTTTCCAACAAGTTCTTAAAAACAACCAACAAGAAACGATTCCTAACGCTTGGTTGACAGAGCAAAACTGGTTGGTACGCTCAAGCCGTAGCTACCAAGTGCCATTCGCACACTTCACATTGACATCTACTCTTTACGATATCGATGTACCTGGTTACAAGACAGCTACTAAAAACCGCTTGCGTTTGTTTGACTTGGATTCAGTTGATTCTTCTATCATCGAAGATGGTATCAACTTTGACAAGACAGATATCGCTCGCAACTTGACTCTCTTCCTTTACCCAGACGATAGCGACAAGCAAGGTGAATTGCTCCGTATCTTCCAACAATACTTCATGGTTTCAAACGGTGCACAATTGATCATCGACGAAGCAATCGAAAAAGGAAGCAACTTGCATGACCTTGCGGACTATGCAGTTGTACAAATCAATGATACTCACCCATCAATGGTGATTCCTGAATTGATCCGTCTTTTAACTGCACGTGGTATCGAACTTGATGAAGCAATCTCAATCGTTCGTAGTATGACTGCCTACACTAACCACACAATCCTTGCTGAAGCCCTTGAAAAATGGCCTCTTGAATTCTTGCAAGAAGTGGTTCCTCACTTGGTACCAATCATCGAAGAATTGGATCGTCGTGTGAAGGCAGAATACAAAGACTCAGCTGTTCAAATCATCGATGAGAATGATCGTGTACACATGGCGCACATGGATATTCACTATGGATACAGCGTAAACGGGGTTGCAGCTCTTCACACTGAAATCTTGAAGAACTCAGAGTTGAAAGCTTTCTACGACATCTACCCAGAAAAATTCAACAACAAAACAAACGGTATCACATTCCGTCGTTGGCTTATGCATGCTAACCCAAGCTTGTCTCACTACTTGGATGAGATTCTTGGACATGGTTGGCACCATGAAGCAGATGAGCTTGAAAAACTCTTGTCATACGAAGACAAGGCTGCTGTTAAAGAAAAATTGGAAAGTATCAAGGCTCACAACAAACGTAAATTGGCTCGTCACTTGAAAGAACACCAAGGTGTGGAAATCAATACAAACTCTATCTTTGATATCCAAATCAAACGTCTTCACGAGTACAAACGCCAACAAATGAACGCTTTGTATGTGATCCACAAATACCTTGACATCAAGGCTGGTAACATCCCTGCTCGTCCAATCACAGTCTTCTTTGGTGGTAAAGCAGCTCCTGCCTACACAATCGCTCAAGACATCATTCACTTGATCCTTTGCTTGTCAGAAGTGATTGCTAACGACCCAGCTGTAGCTCCACACTTGCAAGTCGTAATGGTTGAAAACTACAACGTTACTGCAGCAAGCTTCTTGATCCCAGCATGTGACATCTCAGAACAAATCTCACTTGCTTCTAAAGAAGCTTCAGGTACTGGTAACATGAAATTCATGTTGAATGGAGCTTTGACTCTTGGTACTATGGACGGAGCTAACGTGGAAATCGCTGAATTGGTTGGTGACGAAAACATCTACATCTTCGGTGAAGATTCAGAAACTGTTATCGACCTTTACGCAAAAGCAGCTTATAAATCAAGCGAATTCTATGCTCGTGAAGCTATCAAACCATTGGTTGACTTCATCGTTAGTGATGCTGTTCTTGCAGTAGGTAAGAAAGAACGCTTGGAACGTCTTTACAACGAATTGATCAACAAAGACTGGTTCATGACTCTCCTTGACTTGGAAGACTACATCAAAGTCAAAGAGCAAATGCTTGCTGACTACGAAGACCGTGACGCATGGTTGGATAAAGTCATCGTTAACATTGCCAAAGCAGGATTCTTCTCATCTGACCGTACAATCGCTCAGTACAACGAAGATATCTGGCACTTGAACTAA
- a CDS encoding putative RNA methyltransferase, with product MNTNLKPKLQRFATASSFACPICQENLALVETSLKCSNRHSFDLAKFGYVNLAPQIKQSANYDKENFQNRQEILEAGFYQTILETISDLLARLETAKTILDIGCGEGFYSRKLQESHPDKTFYAFDISKDSVQIAAKSEPNWAVNWFVGDLARLPIKDASMDILLDIFSPANYGEFRRVLSKDGILIKVIPTENHLKEIRQMVQDQLTKKDYSNQDIKEHFQEHFSIQSSQIASLTKHITAEQRQALLAMTPLLFHVDHTNIDWSQLTEITIEAEILVGKAL from the coding sequence ATGAATACAAACCTCAAACCAAAACTCCAACGCTTTGCTACTGCTAGCTCCTTTGCCTGCCCTATCTGCCAAGAAAATCTGGCCTTGGTAGAAACCAGTCTCAAGTGTAGCAATCGCCATTCTTTTGACTTGGCAAAATTCGGCTATGTCAATCTGGCTCCTCAAATCAAGCAATCTGCCAACTACGACAAGGAAAACTTTCAAAACCGCCAAGAAATCCTAGAAGCTGGCTTTTATCAGACTATCTTAGAAACCATCTCAGACCTGCTTGCAAGACTAGAAACTGCCAAAACTATCTTGGATATCGGTTGTGGCGAAGGCTTCTACTCTCGTAAACTCCAAGAAAGTCATCCTGACAAGACCTTCTATGCCTTTGATATTTCAAAAGATTCCGTTCAAATCGCTGCCAAGAGCGAACCCAACTGGGCGGTCAACTGGTTTGTCGGTGACCTAGCTCGCCTTCCTATAAAAGACGCTAGCATGGATATCCTGCTTGATATCTTTTCCCCTGCCAACTATGGTGAATTTCGCCGCGTTTTATCCAAAGACGGTATTTTAATCAAGGTCATCCCAACTGAAAATCACCTCAAAGAAATCCGTCAAATGGTGCAGGACCAGCTGACAAAGAAGGACTATTCTAATCAAGATATCAAAGAACATTTCCAGGAACACTTCAGCATCCAATCTAGCCAAATAGCTTCCCTAACAAAGCATATCACAGCAGAGCAACGCCAAGCCCTGCTTGCCATGACACCCTTACTCTTTCACGTTGATCATACCAATATTGACTGGAGTCAGTTGACTGAGATTACCATCGAAGCAGAGATTTTGGTTGGGAAAGCACTGTAA
- the tyrS gene encoding tyrosine--tRNA ligase codes for MHIFDELKERGLIFQTTDEEALRKALEEGQVSYYTGYDPTADSLHLGHLVAILTSRRLQLAGHKPYALVGGATGLIGDPSFKDAERSLQTKDTVEGWVKSIQGQLSRFLDFENGENKAVMVNNYDWFGSISFIDFLRDIGKYFTVNYMMSKESVKKRIETGISYTEFAYQIMQGYDFYVLNQEHNVTLQIGGSDQWGNMTAGTELLRRKADKTGHVITVPLITDATGKKFGKSEGNAVWLNPEKTSPYEMYQFWMNVMDADAVRFLKIFTFLSLDEIEDIRKQFEAAPHERLAQKVLAREVVTLVHGEEAYKEALNITEQLFAGNIKNLSVKELKQGLRGVPNYQVQADENHNIVELLVSSGVVNSKRQAREDVQNGAIYVNGDRIQDLDYVLSDADKLENELTVIRRGKKKYFVLTY; via the coding sequence ATGCACATTTTTGATGAGCTAAAAGAGCGTGGTTTGATTTTTCAAACGACTGATGAAGAAGCTTTGCGTAAAGCCCTAGAAGAAGGTCAAGTTTCTTATTATACTGGCTACGATCCAACTGCTGACAGCCTTCACCTAGGCCACCTTGTCGCAATCTTGACCAGTCGTCGTTTGCAACTAGCAGGTCACAAACCTTATGCGCTCGTTGGCGGTGCTACAGGTCTCATCGGAGATCCGTCCTTCAAAGATGCTGAGCGTAGTCTCCAAACAAAAGACACAGTAGAGGGCTGGGTCAAGTCTATCCAAGGACAACTGTCTCGTTTTCTTGACTTTGAAAATGGTGAAAATAAAGCTGTCATGGTCAACAACTACGACTGGTTTGGCAGCATCAGCTTCATTGATTTCCTCCGTGATATCGGAAAATACTTCACTGTCAACTACATGATGAGCAAGGAATCTGTGAAAAAACGGATCGAAACAGGGATTTCTTATACTGAGTTTGCCTACCAAATCATGCAAGGGTATGACTTCTACGTCCTTAACCAAGAGCACAACGTAACGCTACAAATCGGTGGTTCTGACCAGTGGGGAAATATGACAGCTGGTACCGAATTGCTTCGTCGTAAGGCTGACAAGACTGGTCACGTTATCACTGTGCCACTCATCACAGACGCAACTGGTAAGAAATTTGGTAAATCAGAAGGAAACGCAGTCTGGCTCAATCCTGAAAAGACTTCCCCATACGAAATGTACCAATTCTGGATGAACGTCATGGATGCAGACGCTGTTCGCTTCTTGAAGATCTTTACCTTCTTGTCACTTGATGAGATTGAAGACATCCGTAAACAATTTGAAGCGGCTCCACACGAACGCTTGGCTCAGAAAGTCTTGGCTCGTGAAGTCGTAACACTTGTTCACGGCGAAGAAGCCTACAAGGAAGCCCTTAACATCACAGAGCAACTCTTTGCCGGAAACATCAAAAACCTTTCTGTTAAAGAACTCAAACAAGGACTCCGTGGCGTGCCAAACTACCAAGTACAAGCAGATGAAAATCACAATATCGTGGAACTCCTCGTGTCATCTGGTGTGGTGAATTCCAAACGCCAAGCCCGTGAAGATGTCCAAAATGGAGCCATCTACGTCAACGGCGACCGTATCCAAGACCTTGACTATGTCTTGAGTGACGCAGATAAGTTAGAAAATGAACTCACTGTTATCCGCCGCGGAAAGAAGAAATACTTTGTTCTTACATACTAA
- the pbp1b gene encoding penicillin-binding protein PBP1B, whose amino-acid sequence MKERINELKTKMLHFFQQLMQRIAKWKKRLAEKLANKKTSKKGTSSDKVRKAGSIFAKVLSGFKIVFNTLFILGFIGGLFGAGVAMGYGVALFDKAQVPQAEELVKQVKDIASISEITYSDGSTIASIEGDLLRTSVASDAISDNLKKAIVATEDEHFNEHKGVVPKAVIRATLGTFVGLGSSSGGSTLTQQVIKQQVVGDAPTLARKAKEIIDALALERAMGKDEILTTYLNIAPFGRNHKGQNIAGAQQAAEGIFGVNASDLTVPQAAFIAGLPQSPISYSPYESDGSMKSDEDMALGIKRAKDVLYNMYRTGALSQEDYDKYKDYDFKKDFLPSGSVSGTSRDYLYYATLAEATDRMYDYLVQRDNVSAQELKNESIQKSYRDLATKEIENGGYKITTTINKNVHAAMQNAVATYGYLLDDSTGQPEVGNVLMDNQTGAILGFVGGRNYQENQNNHAIDTKRSPASTTKPILAYGIAIDQGLMGSASILSNYPTNFSNGNPIMYVNSPGTGMMTLGEALNYSWNIPAYWTYRTLREKGVDVKGYMEKMGYEIPEYGIESLPMGGGIDVTVAQHTNGYQTLANNGVYHKKHMIAKIESTDGRLVYEHKDEPVQVYSKATATIMQSLLRDVISSRITSSFQTDLTTINPSLARADWIGKTGTTNEDENMWLMLSTPRLTLGGWLGHDDNRPLAKGAGHYRNANYMAHLVNAIQQAEPGIWGNERFNLDPSVTKSQVLRSTGQKPGKVSINGKEIEVSGSTVTSYWATKEGAPVTTYRFAIGGSDADYLNAWKNILGSIPAVTPPSSSSSSSSGSSSSSGNTQSGSTGRSRLFNR is encoded by the coding sequence ATGAAAGAAAGAATTAATGAATTAAAAACAAAAATGCTGCATTTTTTCCAGCAGCTAATGCAACGAATTGCAAAATGGAAGAAAAGACTAGCAGAAAAACTAGCTAATAAGAAAACCAGTAAAAAGGGGACCTCTTCTGACAAAGTTAGAAAGGCTGGGTCTATTTTTGCTAAGGTTTTGAGTGGGTTTAAAATAGTCTTTAATACTCTCTTTATCTTAGGTTTTATCGGTGGACTGTTTGGCGCTGGTGTAGCTATGGGTTATGGAGTCGCTCTATTTGACAAGGCCCAGGTACCTCAAGCAGAAGAGTTGGTCAAGCAAGTGAAGGATATTGCCTCTATCTCAGAAATCACTTATTCTGACGGCAGTACCATTGCCTCGATCGAGGGTGATTTGTTGCGCACTTCAGTCGCTTCAGATGCTATCTCAGATAACCTTAAGAAAGCCATTGTTGCGACAGAGGACGAGCATTTCAATGAGCACAAGGGAGTTGTGCCTAAGGCCGTTATTCGTGCGACTTTGGGAACCTTTGTCGGTCTAGGCTCGTCTAGTGGTGGTTCGACCTTGACCCAGCAAGTCATCAAGCAACAAGTAGTGGGGGATGCTCCAACTCTAGCTCGTAAGGCTAAAGAGATTATTGATGCTCTTGCTTTAGAGCGGGCCATGGGTAAGGATGAGATTTTGACAACCTACCTTAACATAGCTCCTTTTGGTCGCAATCATAAAGGCCAAAATATTGCAGGTGCCCAGCAGGCTGCAGAAGGAATCTTTGGGGTCAATGCTTCGGATTTAACGGTCCCTCAAGCAGCCTTTATCGCAGGATTGCCACAGAGTCCAATCAGTTATTCTCCTTATGAATCTGATGGTAGTATGAAGAGTGATGAGGATATGGCTCTGGGAATCAAGCGTGCCAAGGATGTCCTCTACAACATGTACCGGACAGGGGCTCTAAGTCAGGAAGACTACGATAAGTACAAAGATTATGACTTTAAGAAAGACTTCCTACCATCAGGTAGTGTTAGTGGTACTTCACGTGACTATCTCTACTATGCAACCTTGGCAGAAGCTACGGACCGCATGTACGACTACCTCGTCCAACGAGATAATGTTTCTGCGCAAGAATTAAAGAATGAGTCCATTCAGAAATCCTATCGCGATTTAGCCACTAAGGAAATTGAAAATGGTGGATATAAGATTACGACAACTATCAATAAAAATGTTCATGCTGCGATGCAAAATGCGGTTGCGACCTACGGCTATCTGCTAGATGATTCGACAGGCCAGCCTGAGGTGGGGAATGTCCTCATGGACAACCAAACGGGAGCTATCCTTGGATTTGTTGGTGGCCGTAATTATCAAGAAAATCAGAACAATCACGCTATCGATACCAAGCGTTCTCCAGCTTCAACCACAAAACCGATATTGGCCTATGGTATTGCTATTGACCAAGGTTTGATGGGAAGTGCAAGTATCTTGTCAAACTATCCTACCAACTTCTCAAATGGGAATCCCATCATGTATGTCAATAGTCCTGGTACGGGAATGATGACATTGGGAGAAGCCCTTAACTACTCATGGAATATCCCGGCCTACTGGACGTATCGTACGCTTCGAGAGAAGGGTGTTGATGTCAAAGGCTATATGGAAAAAATGGGTTACGAAATCCCAGAATATGGGATTGAAAGTTTACCGATGGGTGGGGGGATTGACGTTACAGTTGCCCAGCATACCAACGGGTATCAGACTCTAGCCAACAATGGAGTTTACCATAAGAAACATATGATCGCGAAGATCGAGTCAACGGATGGCCGACTGGTATACGAGCACAAGGATGAGCCTGTCCAGGTTTATTCAAAAGCGACAGCAACCATCATGCAAAGTCTCCTTCGAGATGTTATCTCATCTCGGATTACTTCAAGTTTCCAGACGGACTTGACTACTATCAATCCATCCCTAGCTCGTGCTGACTGGATCGGAAAAACTGGTACAACCAATGAAGATGAAAATATGTGGCTCATGCTTTCTACACCACGCTTGACTTTGGGTGGCTGGTTAGGTCACGACGACAACCGACCACTAGCCAAAGGAGCAGGCCACTACCGTAATGCCAACTATATGGCCCACTTGGTCAATGCTATTCAACAAGCTGAACCTGGAATATGGGGGAATGAGCGCTTTAATCTGGATCCAAGTGTGACCAAGTCACAAGTTCTCCGATCTACAGGGCAAAAACCAGGCAAGGTTTCCATCAATGGGAAAGAAATAGAAGTTTCTGGATCAACAGTAACGAGCTACTGGGCGACTAAAGAAGGTGCCCCAGTGACCACCTATCGCTTTGCTATTGGAGGAAGCGATGCAGATTATCTGAACGCATGGAAGAATATTCTAGGAAGCATTCCAGCAGTGACTCCTCCAAGCTCAAGTTCAAGCAGTAGCTCTGGAAGTTCAAGTTCGAGTGGAAATACTCAAAGTGGTTCTACAGGACGTTCACGTCTATTTAATCGCTAA
- a CDS encoding DMT family transporter, with protein MNHYQKKIVKGTVYSLLSGLIWGICGILGEYFFTHYPVSSGWITSMRLLVAGSLVLGLSAFQLRSRLLDIWRDKKNYLPFLAYAILGIFSVQFFFYLCVEYSNATTATILQFISPVFILFYNRIIYQKKASITAVFYVLIAMLGVFLMATKGDLSQLSMTPLALVTGLLSAVGVMFNVILPQRFARRYGFVPTVGWGMILAGLFSNFLYPIYQISFQVDLVSVMICLTIAVFGTAFAFFLSMKAVSLVSPLVVSVVSASEPLSSALLSVLFLGLVMDGFLALAMVLIIVPMIFLSVEEAKQAQ; from the coding sequence ATGAATCATTATCAGAAAAAGATTGTTAAGGGAACAGTATACTCGCTACTCTCAGGCCTAATCTGGGGGATTTGTGGGATTTTAGGAGAGTATTTTTTCACTCATTATCCAGTGTCTTCTGGCTGGATTACTTCTATGCGTTTACTAGTGGCGGGGAGTTTGGTTTTAGGTCTATCTGCCTTTCAGTTGCGTAGCCGCTTGTTGGACATCTGGCGTGATAAAAAAAATTACCTACCTTTTTTAGCCTATGCTATTCTAGGTATTTTTTCTGTGCAGTTTTTCTTCTATCTCTGCGTTGAGTATTCCAATGCGACGACGGCGACCATTTTGCAATTTATCAGCCCGGTTTTTATCCTGTTTTACAATCGAATCATTTACCAGAAGAAGGCTTCAATTACAGCTGTTTTCTATGTTTTGATTGCCATGCTAGGTGTTTTTTTGATGGCTACAAAAGGGGATTTGTCCCAGTTGTCCATGACACCTTTGGCTCTAGTGACAGGTTTGCTTAGTGCAGTAGGGGTTATGTTTAATGTTATCCTACCCCAGCGTTTTGCACGGCGCTACGGATTTGTTCCGACTGTTGGTTGGGGGATGATTCTGGCAGGTCTCTTTAGTAATTTCCTTTACCCTATTTATCAGATAAGTTTTCAAGTGGATTTGGTAAGTGTGATGATTTGTCTGACGATTGCCGTGTTTGGTACTGCTTTTGCCTTCTTCCTATCTATGAAGGCCGTGTCCCTCGTTTCCCCGCTGGTTGTATCGGTGGTGAGTGCTAGCGAACCGCTCTCTTCAGCTTTATTAAGTGTTCTTTTTCTGGGATTGGTAATGGATGGTTTTTTGGCCTTGGCTATGGTGTTGATTATCGTTCCGATGATTTTCTTATCTGTAGAAGAAGCAAAACAAGCCCAGTAA
- the dapD gene encoding 2,3,4,5-tetrahydropyridine-2,6-dicarboxylate N-acetyltransferase, giving the protein MTATKMNAQEIIQFIANAEKKTSVKVTFEGELATAVPSSVVKLGNVLFGDWKDVAPLLEGLVENQDYVVEQDARNSAVPLLDKRAINARIEPGAIIRDQVEIGDNAVIMMGAVINIGAEIGAGTMIDMGAILGGRAIVGKNSHVGAGAVLAGVIEPASAEPVRVGDNVLIGANAVVIEGVQIGSGSVVAAGAIVTQDVPENVVVAGVPARIIKEIDAQTQQKTALEDALRTL; this is encoded by the coding sequence ATGACTGCTACAAAAATGAACGCTCAAGAAATTATCCAATTTATCGCCAATGCTGAAAAGAAAACCAGTGTCAAAGTAACCTTTGAGGGAGAACTTGCAACTGCTGTACCTAGCTCTGTTGTCAAACTAGGAAATGTTCTATTTGGAGACTGGAAGGATGTTGCTCCGCTTCTTGAAGGTTTGGTAGAAAATCAAGACTATGTTGTTGAGCAAGATGCTCGTAATTCTGCAGTTCCTTTGCTAGACAAACGTGCTATTAACGCTCGTATCGAGCCCGGTGCGATTATCCGTGACCAGGTGGAAATTGGTGACAATGCTGTTATCATGATGGGAGCTGTTATCAATATCGGTGCTGAAATCGGTGCTGGAACCATGATTGACATGGGTGCCATCCTTGGAGGTCGTGCTATCGTTGGGAAAAACAGTCACGTTGGTGCAGGTGCAGTTTTGGCGGGTGTGATTGAGCCAGCTAGCGCTGAACCAGTCCGTGTCGGAGACAATGTTCTTATCGGTGCCAATGCAGTGGTTATCGAAGGAGTTCAAATCGGCAGTGGTTCAGTTGTTGCAGCAGGAGCTATCGTTACCCAAGATGTTCCAGAAAATGTGGTAGTAGCAGGTGTTCCGGCTCGTATCATCAAAGAAATTGATGCCCAAACCCAACAAAAAACAGCGCTAGAGGATGCGCTTCGTACCTTGTAA
- a CDS encoding N-acetyldiaminopimelate deacetylase: MLDLIQTRRDLHQIPEIGLEEFKTQAYLLDVIEKLTTGKDFVQIRTWRTGILVYLQGSQPERTIGWRTDIDGLPIVEQTGLSFASQHQGRMHACGHDFHMTIALGCLERALEEQPKNNLLFLFQPAEENEAGGMLMYEDGAFGNWLPDQFYGLHVRPDLKVGQIATNTHTLFAGTCEVKIRFKGKGGHAAFPHEANDALVAASYFVTQVQSVVSRNVNPIEGAVVTFGLFQAGTTNNVITDTAFLHGTIRALTQDMSLLVQKRVKTVAEGVAVAFDMEVEVELKQGGYLPVENNPALARELMDFFEEKDGIELIDIEPAMTGEDFGYLLSKVDGVMFWLGIDSPYALHHPQMSPEEEAIAIGVDVVSSFLKKKAAE; the protein is encoded by the coding sequence ATGTTAGATTTGATTCAGACTAGACGAGATTTACACCAGATTCCAGAGATTGGCTTGGAGGAATTCAAGACTCAGGCTTATTTGCTGGATGTGATTGAAAAATTGACTACGGGCAAGGATTTTGTTCAAATTCGTACTTGGCGGACAGGTATTCTGGTTTATTTGCAGGGAAGTCAGCCGGAACGCACCATTGGTTGGCGAACAGACATTGATGGCCTGCCTATCGTCGAACAAACAGGTCTATCTTTTGCCTCTCAGCACCAAGGTCGCATGCATGCTTGTGGCCATGATTTTCATATGACCATTGCCTTAGGATGCCTCGAACGCGCCCTTGAGGAGCAACCCAAGAATAATTTGCTCTTCCTATTTCAGCCTGCTGAAGAAAATGAAGCCGGTGGGATGCTTATGTATGAGGATGGTGCTTTTGGAAATTGGTTGCCAGACCAATTTTATGGTCTCCATGTTCGTCCGGATCTGAAGGTTGGACAGATTGCGACCAATACACACACTCTCTTTGCAGGGACCTGTGAGGTGAAGATTCGTTTCAAAGGAAAAGGAGGGCATGCAGCTTTTCCGCATGAAGCCAATGACGCCTTGGTGGCTGCTAGTTACTTTGTAACCCAAGTACAGTCAGTTGTCAGCCGCAATGTCAACCCAATCGAGGGAGCGGTGGTGACCTTTGGCCTTTTCCAAGCTGGAACAACCAACAATGTCATTACAGACACAGCATTTTTACACGGAACCATTCGCGCTTTGACTCAAGACATGAGCCTCTTGGTGCAAAAAAGAGTCAAGACTGTCGCAGAAGGGGTTGCAGTAGCCTTTGATATGGAAGTCGAAGTAGAACTCAAGCAAGGAGGCTACCTACCTGTTGAGAACAATCCAGCCTTGGCGCGTGAACTGATGGACTTTTTTGAAGAGAAAGACGGAATCGAGTTGATTGATATCGAGCCTGCTATGACTGGTGAGGACTTTGGTTATCTCCTTTCGAAGGTAGATGGCGTTATGTTCTGGCTAGGTATCGATAGTCCCTACGCCCTTCATCACCCTCAGATGAGTCCTGAGGAAGAAGCCATAGCCATTGGGGTAGATGTAGTCTCTAGTTTCTTAAAAAAGAAGGCAGCAGAGTAG
- a CDS encoding 5-formyltetrahydrofolate cyclo-ligase encodes MKAELRKKILQEMKTLSQEQKQAMDRVLTERFLKHPFYQEAKVIATYLSFPHEFQTQELIEQALKDGKKVLIPKTYPKGRMEFVVYNPQQLAKTSFGLLEPQGDLEVVEPSQIDLIHVPGLAFTTEGYRIGYGGGYYDRYLEHFAGHTMSTIYPCQVQEFNFENHDIPVQEVLIYEGNL; translated from the coding sequence ATGAAAGCAGAACTACGCAAGAAAATTTTGCAAGAAATGAAGACTCTATCTCAGGAGCAAAAACAGGCTATGGATCGAGTTTTAACTGAACGATTTTTAAAGCATCCCTTTTACCAAGAAGCTAAGGTCATCGCAACCTATCTCTCCTTCCCTCATGAATTTCAAACGCAGGAACTGATTGAGCAGGCGCTGAAGGACGGCAAGAAGGTTTTGATACCCAAAACCTATCCCAAGGGGCGCATGGAGTTTGTGGTCTATAATCCGCAGCAGTTGGCAAAAACTTCCTTTGGTTTACTGGAACCGCAAGGAGACTTGGAAGTGGTGGAACCGTCTCAGATTGATTTAATTCATGTTCCGGGTTTGGCTTTTACAACAGAGGGCTATCGGATCGGATATGGTGGAGGATATTATGACCGCTATCTGGAACATTTTGCTGGGCATACCATGAGTACAATCTATCCTTGTCAAGTTCAGGAGTTTAACTTTGAAAACCATGATATACCCGTCCAGGAGGTGCTAATCTATGAAGGAAATCTTTGA